From Treponema vincentii F0403, the proteins below share one genomic window:
- a CDS encoding RecQ family ATP-dependent DNA helicase yields MNIINETNLYQGVNSYPFEQDEALPDTESCPVVFESDNPEYSLEKTADAVSICAQTVFGIPALYPWQRLVIANILDAVHAAEAAERLNNSAVAEGQENDFPAGIGEPLTELYDEDGVLRGRQIVLLPTGAGKSLCFQVPALLLDKPTLIIYPLLALMSDQMRRMCEGNLEPVLFRGGQSREERAAQYARLEGTDGKPPAKLIIANPEILMQEEVLNRIAKRGIAHLAIDEAHCVSEWGDSFRPAYQTLKQVIETLKPPAVTAFTATAGSDVLKRIGELLFDGRAHLVRGESDRTNISYYVRQCRVKAPALLQEVMQRKRPMVIFCATRNGTEQTAAFLRYTLRDKAIRFYHAGLQRDEKDEVEQWFHRHDSAILVTTCAWGMGVDKKNVRTVIHLNASPTAEAYVQEAGRGGRDGSPAQAVLLWSPDDKARIALMPEKQRKRAEILVDFAESERCRREVLLEALGEVRAVPLHAGDESIACSGCDVCSGTALLYPQDERELVKFIAANKRKFTAPQLIRLLHGNLPLWRAGDIGNLVSQLIGERKIRPANAFFWKGALTC; encoded by the coding sequence ATGAATATCATCAATGAAACAAACCTTTACCAAGGAGTAAATTCTTATCCTTTTGAACAGGACGAAGCGCTGCCCGACACGGAAAGCTGTCCGGTAGTTTTTGAATCGGATAATCCCGAATACAGCTTGGAAAAAACGGCTGATGCCGTTTCGATCTGCGCACAGACCGTATTCGGGATTCCGGCGCTGTATCCGTGGCAGCGGCTTGTCATTGCCAACATCCTCGATGCCGTACACGCTGCGGAAGCTGCTGAACGGCTGAATAATTCTGCGGTTGCCGAAGGACAGGAGAATGACTTTCCTGCCGGCATCGGGGAACCTTTGACTGAGCTGTACGATGAGGACGGCGTTTTGCGGGGCAGGCAGATTGTTTTGCTGCCGACCGGTGCGGGAAAATCGCTCTGTTTTCAGGTACCGGCGCTGCTATTGGATAAACCGACACTCATTATCTATCCGCTTTTAGCCTTGATGAGCGACCAGATGCGCCGGATGTGCGAAGGGAATCTTGAGCCGGTCTTGTTCCGCGGCGGTCAGAGTAGAGAAGAGCGCGCCGCGCAGTATGCCCGCCTCGAAGGTACGGACGGCAAACCTCCTGCAAAACTTATCATTGCAAACCCCGAAATCCTGATGCAGGAGGAGGTGCTGAACCGCATCGCGAAGCGCGGCATTGCCCATCTTGCCATAGATGAGGCTCATTGCGTCAGTGAATGGGGGGACAGCTTTCGGCCTGCTTACCAAACGCTTAAACAGGTTATCGAAACGTTAAAGCCGCCTGCCGTTACCGCTTTTACCGCGACGGCGGGAAGCGATGTGTTGAAACGCATCGGCGAGCTGCTCTTTGACGGGCGGGCGCATCTGGTACGAGGGGAATCGGATCGGACAAATATCAGCTATTACGTACGGCAATGCCGCGTAAAAGCACCCGCCCTTTTGCAGGAGGTTATGCAGCGGAAGCGGCCGATGGTTATTTTCTGCGCGACGCGGAACGGCACCGAGCAAACCGCTGCGTTCTTGCGTTATACGCTGCGGGATAAGGCTATTCGGTTTTATCATGCCGGTTTGCAGCGGGACGAAAAAGATGAGGTGGAACAATGGTTCCACCGGCATGACAGCGCAATACTGGTAACAACCTGCGCGTGGGGCATGGGAGTGGATAAAAAGAACGTACGCACCGTTATTCACTTAAACGCTTCGCCTACCGCCGAAGCATACGTACAGGAGGCGGGTAGGGGAGGGCGGGACGGAAGCCCCGCACAGGCTGTTTTGCTATGGAGTCCGGACGATAAGGCTCGGATTGCGCTGATGCCGGAAAAACAACGGAAGCGGGCAGAAATTTTGGTCGATTTTGCAGAAAGCGAGCGCTGCCGGCGCGAGGTATTGCTCGAAGCGCTCGGAGAGGTGCGGGCGGTTCCGCTTCATGCAGGGGACGAAAGCATTGCCTGCTCAGGCTGCGATGTATGCAGCGGAACGGCACTGTTGTATCCGCAAGACGAACGGGAGCTTGTCAAGTTTATCGCTGCCAATAAACGGAAGTTCACCGCACCGCAGCTTATCCGCCTGTTACACGGCAACCTTCCGCTTTGGCGCGCCGGCGACATCGGCAATCTTGTTTCGCAGCTTATCGGCGAGCGAAAAATCCGTCCTGCCAATGCGTTTTTCTGGAAAGGCGCGCTTACGTGCTAG